The following are encoded in a window of Solidesulfovibrio magneticus RS-1 genomic DNA:
- a CDS encoding MBL fold metallo-hydrolase codes for MCTLKLVIHRAAHEIGGNCIELTSSTGQSLLLDAGRPLDAPVGVTEGLVPTTLDTSASVEGLLLSHPHQDHYGLLGVLPAAWPVYAGAACEKLVKLTGRIFGVTPPQHFNSWKSGVPFAIGPFTITPYLIDHSAFDAYMLLIEAHGKRLLYSGDFRMHGRKGKLVRDIMANPPENLDALIMEGTNLGSDKPSCSEVELENRFVDLFRNTKGRVFVSWSAQNIDRTVTLYRACLQSNRVLVIDLYTAEVLEVLAKFGRLPRPGWRNLKVVVTSSFARVYRNAGREDFVARMAKFGIAADKLAATPSKWVIMTRPSLIRDYEFKGVMPTQEDSWCWSMWSGYLSKDDGQKVKSWFDSGQSQPYHIHTSGHASTDDLQKFAQVMNPRVLIPIHGLAWDSEASGFPPILRLADGQYSYI; via the coding sequence GTGTGTACACTAAAACTTGTTATCCACCGTGCAGCCCATGAAATCGGTGGTAATTGTATAGAACTGACATCTTCTACTGGACAAAGTCTTCTCCTTGATGCCGGACGCCCTTTGGATGCCCCTGTGGGGGTGACAGAAGGTCTCGTGCCAACTACGCTGGATACGTCAGCGTCAGTCGAAGGCCTTCTGCTCTCGCATCCTCATCAAGACCATTACGGGTTGTTAGGAGTTTTGCCTGCTGCCTGGCCTGTTTATGCTGGGGCTGCTTGTGAGAAGTTGGTCAAACTGACAGGCCGTATATTTGGAGTTACGCCCCCCCAACATTTCAACTCATGGAAAAGTGGAGTCCCATTCGCGATTGGTCCGTTTACGATCACTCCTTATCTGATAGATCATTCAGCTTTTGATGCCTATATGCTGCTCATTGAAGCGCATGGAAAGCGTCTCCTTTATTCGGGTGACTTTAGAATGCATGGGCGTAAAGGGAAACTAGTTCGTGACATTATGGCTAATCCACCAGAAAATCTTGATGCTTTGATTATGGAGGGGACAAACCTAGGCAGCGATAAACCCAGTTGCTCCGAGGTCGAATTAGAGAACCGCTTTGTGGATCTTTTTCGAAACACAAAGGGACGAGTATTCGTGTCCTGGTCGGCGCAGAATATTGATCGTACTGTTACCCTTTATCGTGCATGTCTACAGTCAAATAGAGTGCTTGTAATTGATCTTTACACTGCAGAGGTTCTGGAAGTATTGGCGAAGTTTGGGCGTTTGCCAAGGCCAGGATGGCGAAATCTTAAGGTGGTAGTGACTAGCTCCTTTGCCCGCGTATATCGTAACGCCGGACGCGAAGATTTCGTCGCAAGAATGGCAAAGTTCGGTATCGCTGCGGATAAACTCGCTGCAACGCCGTCCAAATGGGTGATAATGACACGACCATCTCTCATCCGTGATTATGAATTCAAAGGCGTAATGCCCACGCAAGAAGATTCATGGTGCTGGTCTATGTGGAGTGGTTATTTGTCGAAGGATGATGGTCAAAAAGTTAAGTCCTGGTTCGATTCTGGACAAAGTCAGCCGTATCATATTCATACCAGTGGTCACGCTTCAACTGATGATCTGCAAAAGTTTGCTCAAGTGATGAATCCAAGGGTCTTGATCCCTATTCATGGTCTTGCGTGGGATAGCGAGGCCAGTGGGTTTCCTCCCATTCTTAGATTGGCTGACGGTCAGTATTCATATATTTAA
- a CDS encoding IS110 family transposase, with product MAIITTVGLDLAKRYFQVHGVDKQGKVVLKKQLSREGVLSFFVNLPPCLVGMEACGGSHYWAREIGKFGHTVRQISPQFVKPYVKSNKNDANDAEAICEAVSRPSMRFVTTKSIEQQDIQALHRIRDRLVGNRTALANQTRGLLLELGIAMPQGIRHLRTMLPIIIEDMDNNQTLLEKDYLSDLYSELVELDAKVAAYDAKLAAICKQSAECMRLLKVPGIGPLSATAIVAAVGQAKEFKNGREFSAWLGLVPRQNSSGGKTKLQGISKRGDIYLRTLLIHGARAVAYRGSSGNDARSQWLRAICDRRGMNRAVVARANKTARIVWAVLAKGEAYKEAA from the coding sequence ATGGCAATTATTACCACTGTTGGTCTTGATCTGGCAAAGCGGTATTTCCAGGTGCATGGCGTGGACAAGCAGGGCAAAGTCGTTCTCAAGAAACAGCTTTCTCGGGAGGGAGTGCTCTCCTTCTTCGTCAACCTTCCGCCTTGCCTTGTGGGGATGGAAGCCTGCGGGGGCTCACACTACTGGGCCAGGGAGATCGGGAAGTTCGGTCACACGGTCAGGCAGATAAGCCCTCAGTTCGTGAAGCCCTACGTCAAGTCGAACAAGAACGACGCCAATGATGCCGAAGCAATCTGCGAGGCTGTCAGTCGTCCCAGCATGCGCTTCGTCACAACCAAGAGCATTGAGCAGCAGGATATCCAGGCCTTACACCGTATCCGAGATCGGTTGGTAGGCAACAGAACGGCCCTGGCCAATCAAACGAGGGGCCTGCTCCTTGAGTTGGGAATCGCCATGCCGCAGGGAATACGGCATCTGCGAACGATGTTGCCCATAATCATTGAAGATATGGATAACAACCAGACCCTCCTTGAGAAGGACTATTTATCCGACCTTTACTCCGAATTGGTCGAACTTGATGCGAAGGTCGCTGCCTACGACGCCAAACTCGCCGCCATCTGCAAGCAGTCCGCAGAGTGCATGAGGTTGTTGAAGGTTCCCGGCATAGGTCCTCTTTCCGCCACGGCAATTGTGGCGGCGGTGGGCCAGGCTAAGGAATTTAAGAACGGACGGGAGTTTTCTGCCTGGCTGGGCTTGGTGCCTCGACAAAACTCTTCGGGGGGCAAAACAAAGCTTCAAGGCATCAGCAAAAGGGGTGACATCTACCTGCGGACTCTGCTGATCCATGGAGCCAGGGCTGTGGCCTACCGAGGTAGTAGCGGGAACGATGCCAGGAGCCAATGGCTAAGAGCCATCTGCGACAGGCGGGGCATGAATCGGGCAGTCGTGGCCCGGGCCAACAAGACCGCCCGAATAGTCTGGGCTGTGCTGGCCAAGGGGGAGGCCTATAAGGAGGCAGCATGA